ACAAGAAAACCTGGTTCAAAACATTAAATAAATCAGCTATCTATTAGCTAGCTTACTGATTCAGAGTTGATTAGGGAATTGGAGGATTCGTATTTGGAGCAACTAGACAAATGTAAGCAAGCCAGAAAAGGGTCAACTTAATCCGTCTTGAGCTACAGGCCCGTAAGATATGAAAGCAAACGTCTCAAAGATGATCATTTATCTTTCACTTTGCTGTCGCTTTGTTAACAACATCATTTATTTACTAACTAGTGTTTAACCCCGTGTTGGCGGCGCATGGTTCGTAAAACCATGCTAAGTAGTAAGCAAAACGATGATCAAAACcggaaaaaaaatataaaacaaaaacgtGAATTTATACTGGCACGTGACGTAAAACGTAGACAAAGACAAACACGGACCTATATCACGAGCTGTCGTAAAATGTAGATAAACTCGAATTTGTACCAAGAAAGCTTTAGCTTAAAGacaaaaaaaacagaaaacttCTAGGGCCAAAAGTGAACCATAAAAACATGAGGACTGAAAATGTAAACCATATTACAAAAACACTAAAAtgacaaaaacaaaaaaaacaaaaaaaaaaaaacactaaaatgacaaaaacaaaaaaacaaaaacaaaaaaagacgacaacaacaccaacaacaccaacaacaacaaacaacaacaataataataataccacacataaaatgacaaaaaaaaaaaaaggaaaggaaaaaaataacacaCCATTGTTCCTAAGAATCTACCTAAATTGTAATATATAGTAATTAAATCAAAAGCCAAATATTTCTCAATTTGATATCATGTTCCTGTGTTTTTgttacttatacatactactaacagtggcggatctaggattcacgccaagccgtaacgttttataaataagccgtaacgaaatcgaaaaaacatcaaatttttccaaaatttacactaaaaacgtcaaatttttccgagccaagccgtagcggaggtTACCCCCCGGTTAaggctaggtccgcccctgactACTAATAACACAATTTCAATAAAAGTTACATAGAGACGTAGAAAAAAAGACGCTCGTCaaagaattttttttaacaaagttTAGAAATTATAGAGTAACTTTAATAAAGTCTAGGAGTAGTTGCGTTTGTCCACTTGGGTTGTTTTGTCACTGTAGCAAGGGGAGAATACTAAAAGATGAAATACTAAAAGGAataaaagttgaggggctaaacatgtatACTACCAAAGTTAAAGCAGAGGGACTAAACACGCATATAAACAAAGTTAGCCAATAAAaagaaatcttttttttttataaatagagGGGCCAAACACGTATATTAGCGAAGTTGAATGTTTAAATGTAAAATACAAAAAGTCATGACCAATGAGCAAGTGCTAGGCAGCTGCGTGGCACTATTCCCGCTCATGGCCTTTAATAGTATCGCCTTTAAAAGTATCTGTTTGGCATTGTTCCCGCTCATGGCCATTAATAGTATGGATATTATTATTCAAGTCATGAAAGATTAAGCAAGCACCTGAATGTTTCCAATTAGCGCGGTGAAAAGAATTACTCCAAAGATCACCATATAACAAGATAAAAGCAACTCCAAGACGTCGCTGCTTGGCTCGAGAATGTTGCCCATGGTGCTGCAAGTAACATGTTTTCAGGCAATGGTTTTGTATTACTAAATGTAACAATCATATTTGAACAAGTTTTCTTACCTGAAAGAAGTGAGACCCCATAGATTGCTGTACAAGATCCTGGTGACAACAGAATCACACGAAATTATTGGTAGAGCAAACTCATAGATTCCAAAAAGGAAAGGCCCATCATCATCTAAGCACATCGAGCTTCTAGAGTTGGCTTTACTCGAGCACGACAAAAACGGGGTGCTACATTTCTTACTCGCATCACACTGTTGCACAAGGCATGACACAACCCGTTGTATGGCTAGTGCGTACCAGTAACCTCCCGATGCCTGAGGCCAAAAATCAAACTGtcaattttaaaaagaaaatgaacgtCAACCTAATTTGTTTTGAGATTAGTAAAAGAAACATACATGAGAAGCTTGGAAGTAAGCCATGAAACTGAGGCCAAAACGCCACCAAACATTTCCAAAAATGTAACCGGTGATCAGCCGTCTACGATGCATCAGACAGTAGCAGTGATAAACTTTGGGCAAGAATTGTAGCATGAATATGATCTGTACTAGGATCATTATCATTGGTATCTTTTCTTCTCTTAATAATCTTGGTGCCACAAATATATAAAACACCTGCCAATCATAACAAATATTAAAGGCAACGGGTGAGTTGAGTTGAGATCTACGGTCTCACCTTCAGTGTCACGTAGTGGTGCATAaaaatcgggttttttttttttttaaaaaacccgTTCCGGGTATGGAACTGGGTTCGGGTAGGATCGGGTTTTACAAAATCGGGTTTTTTTTAAAACCGGGTCGGGTACGGGTCCGGGTTTCCTACAaaaaatgtataccctatataCCCGGATCCGGGTAGGGTTTTATAAAACCAGGTtattataataccctatttcCGGGTTCGGGTATGTATCGGGTTGGCAAAAAACCCACACCGGGTATTAAAAAAACCCAACTGGAAGTCTTAATTATTGAAAACATAGATAAAATTACATCAAAGTGCATACATAATTCTTAGAAACCCAATAATTAAACAAGATTACATTAAGTTGCATACATAAATTTTGTTAAATCATAAGAACTAGAAGTCTTAATTATTGAAaacatatataaaattacatagaTAAAAAAAACATAGATTGGACTTGAATCGTCTTTGTGCGCATCCAAGATTCCAatccatattttttttttgaaaatacatCCAATCCATATAACCGGGTATTTATAAAACCCATAACCGGGTATTTAtaaaacccggttccgggtatTTGTGAAACCGGGTACTACGAAAAACCGGGTATAAACCAGGTAtaaaaaaacccggttccgggttcgggttttagATCAGATATGAATACCCGGTCCCTACCCTATGGGTaggttcgggttcgggtataaaaaacccgggttttgtaatacccggttccgggttttttTCCAGGTCCAggtccgggttcgggttttttgtgcaccactaGTGTCACGTATTTGACACAGACAGGGCCGGCCTGGGCCATGTGCTAGGTGGATGACCGCAGAGGACCCACTCTTGACGGGTCCAAgattattaaaaatatatatatagtccAACGCAGTCCTTACACATAGGATACCCGAGTTCGAAACATGTTTCCTCCTTCCTTTCCACATGTTGCATGCTTCCCTTGGGCCTTAGCCAGcccattgtttttttttctaattagctccattttttgtttttttccctttagtttttttttttttttttggtattttaattattaattaattataatatttcaaaaattttattatttattaaacagTATTTCAAAGTTAAAGCTTCATTTTTGCGACGTAATTTTTATGTTACTTTTTATTCACATAAGTATCCCGAGGGCTTTCGAATTTTCAGAGACATGACCCTGCTCATATGTACCATAGACTTGTATTATATACGGCATAATTAAAGATTTAAAGGCGATAAGTGGTCGTGTTTGTTGATTGGCTAGTTGAACTTGACGAAAACCTACATTTGACACGCTTAATTGCGAGTTGATGCAAACACGACGACCTCTATGAAGTTACAAACTTCTCACAAGTCACACCTCTCATAATACAAGTGTACGATGCAAAGTTGGAGTGTGTCATAAACGTCAATATCAAGTCATAAAACAAAACATGAATTTATTTACCTGAGGGATTGGTAAAACGACGAAGACATCCAACCAAAATCCCCTAAGCGACCCAAGGTAATGAAAAGCAATGTCACGTGCATCCCAAACAAGCTTTCCACATCCAACAACCAAAGATTCCCTAGACACGTAAGCCAGCCGGAACTGAAGCCACACGTGGCACAGGTGCATGGCATCTACACAAGTGCGTACAATGCTCACCGCCCTCACCACCCTCTCCACTATGTATACACACACCGCACCACCACCGTCGCCTCCGTCATCATCCACCGCCAAAGCGAAAAGGAAAAACGGATCCACCGCCAAAGCGGCAAATCGCGCCAGAAGAAGCATCCTATTCCACCACAGCAATCTGTCGTTACGTGGATCCAAAACGTGACACGGGTGTCCCCCCATTGAGGA
Above is a window of Helianthus annuus cultivar XRQ/B chromosome 14, HanXRQr2.0-SUNRISE, whole genome shotgun sequence DNA encoding:
- the LOC110903902 gene encoding cyclic nucleotide-gated ion channel 2, which gives rise to MITRWINGVFQRQKTEELQQCFLCSQFGIPNFHSTKCDPASHSSWEALAGSSLVPIGSRKRTDQKSQKSSMGGHPCHVLDPRNDRLLWWNRMLLLARFAALAVDPFFLFALAVDDDGGDGGGAVCVYIVERVVRAVSIVRTCVDAMHLCHVWLQFRLAYVSRESLVVGCGKLVWDARDIAFHYLGSLRGFWLDVFVVLPIPQVFYIFVAPRLLREEKIPMIMILVQIIFMLQFLPKVYHCYCLMHRRRLITGYIFGNVWWRFGLSFMAYFQASHASGGYWYALAIQRVVSCLVQQCDASKKCSTPFLSCSSKANSRSSMCLDDDGPFLFGIYEFALPIISCDSVVTRILYSNLWGLTSFSTMGNILEPSSDVLELLLSCYMVIFGVILFTALIGNIQVFLYALAGRTTKMQMKLTDMEWWMKRRQLPSSLRRRVRHFENQRWSFMGGQDDMEMVRDLPEGLRRDIKRHLCLDLMKKAPLFKFMDDVVLDNICDRVTYFVYSKGEKIIREGDPVQRMMFLVHGQVKRTQWLSRGMVATSTLEPGSFFGDELLSWCLRMPFIDRYPAATATFTCVKGTEAFALDAKHLRYITNHFRYSFVSEKMKRRARYYSSNWRTWAAVNIQIAWRRYILRTRNEAVAYRARNHDRLKHYAAMFMSFRPHDHLD